Proteins found in one Triticum urartu cultivar G1812 chromosome 4, Tu2.1, whole genome shotgun sequence genomic segment:
- the LOC125554405 gene encoding uncharacterized protein LOC125554405: MDPPRPQRDPPPSLLSVGRGTPGAFCGGRRRQQHLRRAARPRHSPRSNLFCLRPTTAMATRRLRTTCWMRRLTTLTPPHKTTMSMSPPEDACRDGQFQVVPRAQALLDAVPQPPQPMWERGIPEALKFSMAHGKGGNSSEYSAVGGYGRDRDGHRASEGGPMALSCMSCPSVASGPSVHRHAESPPWSSVAFSFARCIGRSAAAASGWRIDAVAGNGG, from the exons ATGGACCCTCCCCGGCCGCAACGGGATCCGCCCCCTTCTCTTCTCTCGGTGGGGCGCGGCACACCGGGAGCTTTCTGCGGTGGCCGTCGACGCCAGCAGCATCTCCGACGGGCTGCACGACCTCGTCATAGCCCAAG ATCCAACCTCTTCTGCCTTCGACCGACCACGGCTATGGCAACCAGAAGGCTACGTACGACGTGCTGGATGAGGAGGTTGACAACCTTGACGCCGCCGCACAAGACGACCATGTCCATGTCGCCGCCGGAGGATGCCTGCCGGGACGGCCAGTTCCAGGTCGTGCCGAGGGCCCAGGCGCTGCTGGACGCGGTGCCGCAGCCGCCGCAGCCGATGTGGGAGAGGGGCATCCCTGAAGCTCTGAAGTTCTCCATGGCTCATG GTAAAGGAGGGAACAGTTCTGAGTACTCTGCAG TTGGTGGTTATGGCAGGGACAGAGACGGCCACCGAGCGAGCGAGGGAGGGCCCATGGCGCTCTCCTGCATGAGCTGCCCGTCCGTTGCCAGCGGCCCCTCCGTGCACCGGCACGCGGAGAGTCCGCCCTGGTCGTCTGTCGCCTTTTCCTTTGCCAGATGCATTGGGAGATCGGCGGCCGCCGCCTCAGGGTGGCGCATTGACGCCGTCGCCGGGAACGGAG GATAA